In Cryptomeria japonica chromosome 10, Sugi_1.0, whole genome shotgun sequence, a genomic segment contains:
- the LOC131039356 gene encoding bidirectional sugar transporter SWEET7b-like isoform X2, with protein sequence MQITTTQSSQKMGMIQAVLLGIGIIGNITCMALYLSPIPTFKRIIKEKDTGQFSAFTYVCSLFKCLLWTLYGLPIITDNNITIATMNGIGIAFEMVYVLIYLVYAPQAEKIRVGAMEAASLTSFFVLAACVVTVVPKSRRSLILGVFCVALNILMYAAPLSVLIPNGLGVLLGTIQIIVFYIYTKDPKISTKVEQNGNNKIVGSHQNGICKLTEIPDMV encoded by the exons ATGCAAATTACTACCACCCAATCTTCACAGAAAATGGGGATGATTCAGGCTGTTCTTCTTGGCATTGGAATAATAG GAAATATAACTTGCATGGCACTTTATCTATCACCCAT ACCAACTTTTAAAAGGATAATCAAGGAGAAAGACACGGGTCAGTTTTCTGCTTTCACTTATGTGTGCAGTTTGTTCAAGTGTTTACTTTGGACATTGTATGGTCTGCCAATCATTACAGACAACAACATTACAATTGCCACCATGAATGGCATTGGAATagcttttgagatggtttatgtgCTCATCTATCTCGTATATGCCCCACAGGCTGAGAAG ATTCGAGTAGGGGCAATGGAGGCGGCATCTCTTACATCTTTCTTTGTATTGGCTGCATGTGTTGTAACAGTGGTACCCAAGAGCAGAAGATCCCTCATACTGGGAGTTTTCTGCGTTGCTTTGAACATTTTAATGTATGCTGCTCCCTTGTCTGTACTT ATACCAAACGGATTGGGTGTGTTGCTTGGAACTATTCAAATTATTGTGTTTTACATATATACAAAGGATCCCAAAATCTCAACAAAAGTGGAACAAAATGGCAATAATAAGATTGTAGGGAGTCACCAAAATGGTATTTGTAAACTCACAGAGATTCCAGATATGGTTTGA
- the LOC131039356 gene encoding bidirectional sugar transporter SWEET7b-like isoform X1 → MQITTTQSSQKMGMIQAVLLGIGIIGNITCMALYLSPIPTFKRIIKEKDTGQFSAFTYVCSLFKCLLWTLYGLPIITDNNITIATMNGIGIAFEMVYVLIYLVYAPQAEKIRVGAMEAASLTSFFVLAACVVTVVPKSRRSLILGVFCVALNILMYAAPLSVLKQVKQNKSASSMPFLVSLFTLVNSAVWLAYGILKIDVFVIIPNGLGVLLGTIQIIVFYIYTKDPKISTKVEQNGNNKIVGSHQNGICKLTEIPDMV, encoded by the exons ATGCAAATTACTACCACCCAATCTTCACAGAAAATGGGGATGATTCAGGCTGTTCTTCTTGGCATTGGAATAATAG GAAATATAACTTGCATGGCACTTTATCTATCACCCAT ACCAACTTTTAAAAGGATAATCAAGGAGAAAGACACGGGTCAGTTTTCTGCTTTCACTTATGTGTGCAGTTTGTTCAAGTGTTTACTTTGGACATTGTATGGTCTGCCAATCATTACAGACAACAACATTACAATTGCCACCATGAATGGCATTGGAATagcttttgagatggtttatgtgCTCATCTATCTCGTATATGCCCCACAGGCTGAGAAG ATTCGAGTAGGGGCAATGGAGGCGGCATCTCTTACATCTTTCTTTGTATTGGCTGCATGTGTTGTAACAGTGGTACCCAAGAGCAGAAGATCCCTCATACTGGGAGTTTTCTGCGTTGCTTTGAACATTTTAATGTATGCTGCTCCCTTGTCTGTACTT AAACAAGTTAAACAAAACAAGAGTGCAAGCAGCATGCCTTTCCTTGTATCTTTGTTCACCCTTGTAAATTCAGCAGTCTGGCTGGCTTATGGTATACTCAAGATAGATGTTTTTGTCATT ATACCAAACGGATTGGGTGTGTTGCTTGGAACTATTCAAATTATTGTGTTTTACATATATACAAAGGATCCCAAAATCTCAACAAAAGTGGAACAAAATGGCAATAATAAGATTGTAGGGAGTCACCAAAATGGTATTTGTAAACTCACAGAGATTCCAGATATGGTTTGA